From Pyrenophora tritici-repentis strain M4 chromosome 1, whole genome shotgun sequence, the proteins below share one genomic window:
- a CDS encoding DUF4149 domain containing protein: MSLYSFKNPATYHLLSYGTLLGSTLFQSFISGVVAFRVLPRPQFSTLQKHTFPVYFTLQTVTPVVMLLTYPRGASAILPYLSSSSVAPTATDSLSSWLHATMFVTALVNLVYVGPKTTEVMGLRKHQETRDGKKSYDAGPHSKEMQVLNKQFGILHGVSTLINLAGLGAMIWYGAILGEGLTL, translated from the exons ATGTCGCTGTATTCCTTCAAGAATCCAGCAACGTACCATCTACTGAG TTATGGCACCCTTCTTGGCTCAACACTCTTCCAGTCCTTCATCAGCGGCGTCGTAGCCTTCCGCGTCCTTCCGCGTCCACAATTCTCCACCCTCCAAAAGCATAcattccctgtatacttTACACTTCAGACCGTTACACCTGTCGTAATGCTTCTTACCTACCCGCGCGGCGCATCAGCTATCTTGCCATatctctcttcttcttcggtTGCTCCCACGGCCACTGATAGCTTAAGTTCATGGCTCCACGCAACAATGTTTGTGACAGCGTTAGTAAACTTGGTATACGTTGGCCCCAAGACTACTGAAGTAATGGGCCTGAGGAAACATCAGGAGACTAGGGATGGGAAGAAAAGCTATGATGCTGGACCGCATAGTAAAGAAATGCAAGTGCTGAACAAGCAATTTGGAATCTTGCATGGGGTCAGCACTTTGATTAACTTGGCTGGGTTGGGCGCCATGATCTGGTACGGAGCGATCCTGGGCGAGGGCTTGACTTTGTAA
- a CDS encoding Sdh5 domain containing protein, giving the protein MASSRLVARSSRALLTLQRSQCRTFSISALRNNEFEALNKRTNDTSETYRKYQIERPLNPHMTNTTSTIANAMPSVGEDAPPPELITNADGKFAPKDSVPENTERMTGGTQSSKNQDVSGTNGELGVGEMEGAQFKVEPIRRTGEDTNTMRARLLYQSRKRGTLESDLLLSTFADAHLSTMSPSLMQQYDTFLDENDWDIYYWATQEPTPTSHETAEGAGSTMSTKNAQGMDAATQTKLPEKDERKRQPGEGEWAQTVGTFKPAYRPVPSRWKGSEILSLLRRHVNERKAGGVVEGTGKSQEGKGLGMMPEIKNFDQ; this is encoded by the exons ATGGCCTCCTCTCGGCTCGTTGCTCGCTCGTCGCGGGCTCTTCTCACTCTCCAGCGCAGCCAATGCCGTACTTTCAGCATCTCCGCTCTCCGCAACAACGAGTTTGAAGCTCTCAACAAGCGTACAAACGACACGTCGGAAACATATCGCAAATACCAGATTGAGAGGCCCCTAAACCCTCACATGACCAACACAACTTCGACCATTGCCAATGCGATGCCTTCGGTTGGCGAGGACGCCCCTCCGCCAGAGTTGATCACCAACGCAGACGGCAAATTCGCACCCAAGGACTCGGTACCGGAGAACACGGAGCGCATGACAGGCGGTACACAGAGCAGCAAAAACCAGGATGTCAGTGGTACCAATGGCGAGCTAGGCGTTGGCGAGATGGAAGGCGCACAGTTCAAGGTCGAGCCGATCCGGAGGACGGGAGAGGATACAAACACGATGCGAGCGAGGTTATTAT ACCAGAGTCGCAAGAGGGGAACACTAGAAAGTGATCTTCTTCTCAGTACCTTCGCCGACGCCCACCTGAGCACCATGTCACCCTCCTTGATGCAACAATATGATACCTTCCTCGACGAAAACGACTGGGACATTTACTACTGGGCGACCCAGGAGCCCACACCTACGTCGCACGAAACCGCAGAGGGCGCTGGCTCGACAATGTCTACCAAAAACGCCCAGGGCATGGATGCGGCGACAcagaccaagcttcccgaGAAGGACGAGCGCAAGCGACAACCTGGCGAGGGCGAGTGGGCGCAGACCGTGGGCACCTTCAAGCCCGCGTACAGACCAGTCCCGTCAAGATGGAAGGGCAGCGAGATTCTCAGTCTACTGAGGAGGCATGTCAATGAGCGCAAGGCAGGAGGTGTTGTTGAAGGAACAGGAAAGTCACAGGAAGGCAAGGGTCTCGGCATGATGCCCGAGATCAAGAACTTTGACCAGTAA
- a CDS encoding glycoside hydrolase family 53 protein produces MRLPTLLSGLLCAATALAALPYKGADWSSVPIEEAAGKTYKNAAGQAQPLETILKNSGANTVRQRIWVNPSGGNYNLDYNVKLAQRAKAAGLGIYLDFHYSDNWADPGKQVVPAAWKSLNRDALIQQVYDYTKNVLDTFQSKGIQLKVVSIGNEITSGLIFPIGKLSGTDGPKNVAALLKSASKAVKASTMSPKPKIMIHLDNGWNWSTQQWWYDTVLGSGGGLSLSDFDVQGVSYYPFYNSGATLAALSSSMGNMANKYGKEIMVVETNWPSYCPNPSTPFPADTKSIPISVDGQTQWMKEVAKRVAAVPNGKGTGLFYWEPAWIDNPGLGSSCGWNLMVADDGKVMSSFAVYASI; encoded by the coding sequence ATGCGTCTCCCAACCCTCCTCTCTGGGCTCCTCTGCGCCGCGACTGCTCTCGCAGCGCTCCCCTACAAAGGCGCGGACTGGTCCTCTGTCCCCATCGAAGAAGCCGCGGGTAAAACGTACAAGAACGCAGCCGGCCAAGCGCAACCTCTGGAAACCATTCTAAAAAACTCTGGTGCAAACACGGTCCGCCAGCGCATCTGGGTCAACCCATCCGGCGGAAACTACAACCTAGATTATAATGTCAAGCTCGCGCAGCGGGCAAAAGCAGCGGGCTTGGGCATCTACCTCGATTTCCACTACTCGGACAACTGGGCCGATCCAGGAAAACAAGTCGTACCCGCCGCGTGGAAGAGTCTAAACCGCGACGCGCTCATACAGCAAGTCTACGACTACACCAAAAACGTGCTCGACACGTTCCAGTCCAAGGGAATTCAGCTCAAGGTGGTCAGCATCGGCAATGAAATCACGTCGGGCCTCATCTTCCCCATTGGCAAATTATCCGGCACCGATGGGCCCAAGAACGTAGCGGCGCTGCTCAAATCCGCCAGCAAAGCGGTCAAAGCGTCGACGATGAGCCCAAAGCCGAAGATCATGATCCACCTTGACAACGGGTGGAACTGGTCTACACAGCAGTGGTGGTACGATACGGTGCTGGGGTCGGGCGGTGGATTGTCGTTGTCGGATTTCGATGTCCAGGGCGTGTCGTACTATCCGTTTTATAACAGTGGGGCTACGCTGGCTGCGTTGTCGTCGTCAATGGGTAACATGGCGAACAAATATGGCAAGGAGATTATGGTCGTGGAGACGAATTGGCCGAGCTACTGCCCCAATCCCTCGACGCCGTTTCCCGCGGATACAAAGAGTATTCCGATTAGTGTGGATGGGCAGACGCAGTGGATGAAGGAAGTTGCGAAGCGCGTAGCTGCTGTGCCGAATGGAAAGGGCACAGGCCTCTTTTACTGGGAGCCGGCGTGGATTGACAACCCCGGGCTGGGTAGCAGCTGTGGGTGGAACCTCATGGTGGCTGACGATGGCAAGGTTATGAGTAGTTTTGCGGTCTATGCATCCATTTAG
- a CDS encoding 40S ribosomal protein uS3 yields the protein MATTQTAISKRRKFVADGVFYAELNEFFQRELAEEGYSGVEVRVTPTVTDIIIRATHTQEVLGEQGRRIRELTSLIQKRFKFPENSVSLYAAKVQNRGLSAVAQCESLRYKLLNGLAVRRACYGVLRFIMESGAKGCEVVVSGKLRAARAKSMKFTDGFMIHSGQPAKDFIDHATRHVLLRQGVLGIKVKIMRGSDPEGKAGPSKSLPDSVTIIEPKEEQPVVQPMSQDYGAKAIAAQQAAEQARQAEQGEGEAQPAGGEGYSEEQ from the exons ATGGCCACCACTCAAACCGCAAT TTCCAAGAGGAGAAAGTTCGTTGCTG ACGGTGTCTTCTATGCCGAGCTGAACGAGTTCTTCCAGCGCGAGCTGGCCGAGGAGGGTTACTCCGGCGTCGAGGTCCGCGTTACCCCCACCGTCACCGACATCATCATCCGCGCCACACACACCCAGGAAGTCCTCGGAGAGCAGGGTCGCCGCATCCGTGAGCTCACCTCGCTCATCCAGAAGCGATTCAAGTTCCCCGAAAACTCCGTCTCCCTCTACGCCGCCAAGGTCCAAAACCGTGGTCTCTCCGCCGTCGCCCAGTGCGAGTCCCTCCGATACAAGCTTCTCAATGGTTTGGCCGTCCGAAGGGCTTGCTACGGTGTGCTAAGGTTCATCATGGAGTCTGGCGCCAAGGGTTGCGAGGTCGTCGTCTCCGGAAAGCTCAGGGCCGCCCGTGCTAAGAGCATGAAGTTCACC GACGGATTCATGATCCACTCTGGTCAGCCCGCCAAGGACTTCATCGACCACGCTACCCGCCACGTCCTGCTCCGCCAGGGTGTGCTCGGTATCAAGGTCAAGATTATGCGCGGCTCCGACCCTGAGGGCAAGGCCGGCCCATCCAAGTCTCTTCCCGACTCCGTCACTATAATCGAGCCCAAGGAGGAGCAGCCCGTCGTCCAGCCCATGTCGCAAGATTACGGCGCCAAGGCCATCGCTGCTCAGCAGGCTGCAGAACAGGCCAGGCAGGCCGAGCAGGGCGAGGGCGAGGCCCAGCCAGCTGGTGGTGAGGGCTACTCTGAGGAGCAGTAG